In Planctomycetota bacterium, a single genomic region encodes these proteins:
- the map gene encoding type I methionyl aminopeptidase yields MKIILKSRREMELMRKSGFIAHTVIKTLCDAAEPGMTTDELDRLGAQVLDEHGAISMNRWYPTYKPGEGYPATICISVNDEVVHGIPSKRKLENGDVVTFDLGMKFQNHCADHAWTVGIGDVDEESARLIEHGKSTLRLALETMEPGRKWSDIARLMQHHAEEAGYGVVQEFVGHGIGKSMHEDPKVPNFVTPEQLKSDFTLRPGLTVAVEPMLIVGPRYVEQLDDEWTIVAKNGGKACHFEHTVAVTADGVDVLTDGREAWGI; encoded by the coding sequence ATGAAGATCATTCTCAAATCTAGGCGTGAGATGGAGCTCATGCGGAAGTCCGGCTTCATCGCACACACGGTCATCAAGACCCTCTGCGACGCGGCCGAGCCGGGCATGACCACCGATGAGCTCGATCGGCTCGGGGCTCAGGTGCTCGACGAGCACGGCGCGATCTCGATGAACCGTTGGTACCCGACCTACAAGCCCGGCGAGGGCTACCCGGCGACCATCTGCATCTCCGTCAACGACGAAGTCGTCCACGGCATCCCGTCCAAACGGAAGCTCGAGAATGGCGATGTGGTCACGTTCGACTTGGGCATGAAGTTCCAGAATCACTGCGCCGATCACGCGTGGACGGTGGGCATCGGTGATGTCGACGAGGAGTCCGCCCGGCTGATCGAGCACGGCAAGTCGACCCTGCGGCTCGCGCTCGAAACGATGGAGCCGGGGCGGAAGTGGAGCGACATCGCCCGTCTGATGCAGCACCACGCCGAGGAGGCCGGCTACGGCGTCGTGCAGGAGTTCGTCGGCCACGGCATCGGCAAATCCATGCATGAGGACCCCAAGGTTCCCAACTTCGTGACGCCCGAACAGCTCAAGAGCGATTTTACCCTCCGTCCCGGGCTGACCGTTGCGGTCGAGCCGATGCTCATCGTTGGTCCGCGGTATGTCGAACAACTCGATGACGAGTGGACCATCGTGGCCAAGAACGGCGGCAAAGCCTGTCACTTCGAGCACACCGTCGCGGTCACCGCCGATGGCGTCGATGTTCTCACCGACGGCCGAGAAGCTTGGGGGATCTGA